In one window of Pseudodesulfovibrio sediminis DNA:
- the tmcC gene encoding TmcC family electron transfer complex membrane anchor subunit codes for MTAFYTFVTGPLAWAAWAIFIIGSIYRLVSMYALAKAKDGSSLAYMSLPYGLRSILMWLIPFKSQGWQSDPLMTVTTFAFHIGFLLVAVFLGAHVVLWDTAFGISLPSLPTGIGDIISFVVIAGCAVFAYRRLSLPHVKRVTRTKDWFALIIVALPFITGVLAYHQIGPVLLMTTLHVLAGELLLALIPFTRLSHALFALWTRAYMGSEFGGVRHSKDW; via the coding sequence ATGACAGCATTTTACACCTTCGTCACCGGACCGTTGGCATGGGCCGCATGGGCGATCTTCATCATCGGTTCCATTTATCGTCTGGTCAGCATGTATGCGCTGGCCAAGGCCAAGGACGGTTCCTCCCTGGCGTACATGAGCCTGCCCTACGGACTCCGGTCCATCCTGATGTGGCTCATTCCGTTCAAATCCCAGGGTTGGCAATCCGATCCCCTCATGACCGTTACCACCTTCGCGTTCCACATTGGCTTCCTTCTGGTTGCCGTGTTCCTGGGCGCACACGTGGTCCTTTGGGACACCGCATTCGGCATCTCGCTTCCGAGCCTGCCCACCGGCATCGGCGACATCATCAGCTTCGTGGTCATCGCGGGCTGTGCAGTGTTTGCCTATCGTCGTCTGTCCCTGCCCCACGTCAAGCGCGTAACCCGTACCAAGGATTGGTTCGCACTGATCATCGTTGCACTGCCGTTCATCACCGGCGTCCTGGCCTATCACCAGATCGGCCCGGTACTCCTGATGACCACACTGCATGTGCTCGCAGGCGAACTCTTGTTGGCGCTCATTCCGTTCACCCGCCTGAGTCACGCACTCTTCGCTCTGTGGACCAGAGCGTACATGGGATCGGAATTCGGCGGCGTCCGCCATTCCAAGGACTGGTAG
- a CDS encoding PEP/pyruvate-binding domain-containing protein codes for MGILDWFSFRKKETTPEERAEIRRVFAARYDHFRLLIQANTRAHELIGELEEALRGFTPYGMHYVHTLCTRISTSIFQMVRHLGELNHHGHDDLVEVLESINENIMAEIELDTPQTHGAWVMNLAEVGRDHVDMCGPKMAMLGEAGARLGLDIPAGFVVTVSAFHRFMEVNDLGVEIERIIQTTDERDRESVFLASSKIMQRVMDTRLPDDLAESILEAHDNLHRTMGSPPDLAVRSSALGEDVEGASYAGQYRSLLNVDRGSLLNAYKEVVASKYSRQAMAYRMNQGIRDRDVAMSVGCMTMVDALSGGVAYSRSPVNMRDDTVSIHSVWGLPKPVVDGTASTDDFIVRRQPFSVVETLVADKKDKFVCSPQTGVCRVDVMEERMLEPSLTDALAIMIAREAVRIETYFGTPQDIEWAVTADGAFHLLQCRPLMQMTSNDAVALPVGGLPAPALSGGLTASPGVGVGPAYTVRKDVDVLSFPDGGVLIIKNALPSRAALLDRCSAVVAEQGGMAGHLANVAREFGVPALFGMKGVVGNFENGQLLTVDADGRAVYTGPVESLLVEKPRQRIMRGSKVQDALRRAARFIVRLNLTDPESPEFKPSNCRTLHDIMRYCHEKAVLEMFQFGTNEEFIEAASRQLITDVPKQFWVLNLDDGITPEGMARTDRTVLLSQVDSFPMQALWEGMQAVPWEGPPPVHTKGFMSIMFEATVNPNLIPATGTHYTQKNYFMISKNYCSLQSRFGFHFCGAESLVSDRISENYASFQFKGGAANTERRILRAQFVGGMLEDLDFRVRVRQDNVFARVEGLNRASMGFRLKVLGYLITHTRQLDMIMTNSAEVARRKERFLKDFEMFR; via the coding sequence ATGGGCATTCTCGATTGGTTCTCATTTCGCAAGAAGGAAACGACGCCGGAAGAGCGGGCGGAGATCCGCCGTGTTTTTGCTGCCAGGTATGATCATTTCCGTTTGCTTATTCAGGCCAACACCCGCGCCCATGAATTGATCGGCGAGTTGGAGGAGGCCCTGCGTGGCTTCACCCCCTATGGCATGCATTATGTCCACACCCTGTGCACGCGCATTTCCACGTCCATATTTCAGATGGTCCGCCATCTGGGAGAATTGAATCACCACGGGCATGACGATCTGGTGGAAGTCCTGGAATCCATCAATGAAAACATCATGGCCGAGATTGAGCTGGATACTCCCCAGACACACGGGGCGTGGGTCATGAATCTGGCCGAGGTGGGGCGCGATCATGTGGACATGTGCGGTCCCAAGATGGCCATGCTCGGCGAGGCCGGAGCCAGACTCGGATTGGATATTCCTGCCGGGTTCGTTGTCACGGTAAGCGCATTTCATCGTTTTATGGAGGTCAATGATCTGGGCGTCGAGATTGAACGGATAATCCAGACCACGGACGAGAGGGATCGGGAATCCGTTTTTCTGGCGTCGTCAAAGATCATGCAGCGTGTCATGGACACTCGTCTGCCTGATGATCTGGCCGAGAGTATTCTGGAGGCGCATGACAACCTGCATCGGACTATGGGCAGCCCCCCGGATCTGGCGGTCCGGTCCAGTGCCCTTGGCGAGGATGTGGAGGGGGCGTCCTATGCCGGACAGTACCGCTCTCTGCTCAACGTGGACCGGGGCAGCCTGCTGAACGCCTACAAGGAGGTCGTGGCTTCCAAGTATTCGCGGCAGGCCATGGCCTATCGCATGAATCAGGGGATTCGTGACCGGGATGTGGCGATGAGCGTGGGGTGCATGACCATGGTGGATGCTCTGTCCGGGGGCGTGGCGTACTCCCGCAGTCCGGTGAATATGCGCGACGATACCGTGTCCATCCACTCCGTGTGGGGACTGCCCAAGCCAGTGGTGGACGGCACCGCCTCCACGGACGATTTTATTGTGCGACGGCAACCGTTCTCGGTGGTCGAGACGTTGGTGGCAGATAAAAAGGATAAGTTTGTCTGCAGCCCTCAAACGGGAGTCTGCCGTGTGGACGTTATGGAAGAGCGCATGCTCGAACCCTCATTGACCGATGCGTTGGCCATCATGATTGCGCGTGAAGCGGTGCGTATCGAGACCTATTTCGGCACACCACAGGATATCGAGTGGGCCGTTACCGCTGATGGGGCCTTTCATCTTCTTCAGTGCCGTCCGCTCATGCAGATGACCTCGAATGACGCGGTCGCCCTGCCTGTGGGGGGGCTACCTGCGCCGGCGTTGTCCGGAGGGCTCACGGCCAGCCCGGGGGTCGGCGTAGGGCCCGCCTATACCGTGCGCAAGGACGTGGATGTATTGTCCTTCCCCGATGGCGGTGTTCTGATCATCAAGAATGCGTTGCCCAGCCGCGCCGCTCTGCTTGATCGATGTAGTGCGGTGGTTGCGGAACAGGGCGGTATGGCCGGGCATCTGGCCAACGTGGCCCGTGAGTTCGGGGTTCCGGCCCTGTTCGGCATGAAAGGCGTTGTGGGTAATTTTGAAAACGGTCAGCTGCTCACCGTGGATGCGGACGGGCGTGCCGTGTATACAGGGCCGGTGGAGTCGTTGCTGGTGGAAAAACCGCGGCAACGGATAATGCGGGGCAGTAAGGTTCAGGACGCCCTGCGCAGGGCGGCACGCTTTATTGTCAGGCTCAACCTGACGGACCCGGAATCCCCGGAGTTCAAGCCGAGCAATTGCCGGACCCTGCATGACATCATGCGGTATTGTCATGAGAAAGCTGTGTTGGAGATGTTCCAGTTCGGTACCAACGAGGAGTTCATCGAGGCGGCCTCGCGCCAACTGATCACCGACGTGCCCAAACAATTCTGGGTGCTCAATCTGGATGACGGCATCACTCCTGAAGGGATGGCCCGGACAGACCGGACCGTGTTGTTGAGTCAGGTCGATTCCTTCCCTATGCAGGCGCTGTGGGAGGGCATGCAGGCCGTGCCCTGGGAAGGGCCGCCGCCAGTGCACACCAAAGGGTTCATGTCCATCATGTTCGAGGCCACGGTCAACCCGAACCTCATACCGGCCACAGGCACACACTACACGCAGAAAAACTATTTCATGATCTCAAAGAACTATTGCAGCCTGCAATCGCGTTTCGGTTTTCATTTCTGTGGAGCCGAATCCCTGGTCTCGGATCGCATCAGTGAGAATTACGCCAGTTTTCAGTTCAAGGGCGGGGCCGCCAACACGGAGCGGCGCATCCTCCGAGCCCAGTTTGTGGGCGGGATGCTGGAGGACCTCGATTTTCGCGTGCGCGTGCGGCAGGACAACGTGTTCGCCCGCGTGGAAGGGCTTAACAGGGCGTCCATGGGCTTTCGTCTCAAGGTGCTGGGATATCTGATTACGCACACCCGCCAACTGGATATGATCATGACTAACTCGGCGGAAGTGGCTCGAAGAAAAGAACGATTCCTCAAGGACTTCGAGATGTTTCGCTAG
- the tmcB gene encoding electron transfer complex ferredoxin TmcB, translated as MSQIADRIISDVGLENGVAALTPERIEAVVNQMLKGETGAKLKAYNETCMRCGLCSQGCHYYMSHDNDPSYSPVNKATETMYELMEKKGKVSPQRIYEMAQMAYTECNLCKRCAHYCPIGIDTGYIMSMVRRICYLLDVVPQYIRDTSHSHSSTMNQMWVKDDEWIDTLQWQEDEARDEFPDLRIPVDKEGADFMYSVIAPEPKFRTQLIYQAAAIMNAAGCNWTMPSHPGWDNSDMCMFVGDFENMGRLKRAHYEVAQKLRVKRIVMGECGHAFRSVYDMGNRWLGHKKMPIPVIHSIDFFWELIDEGKVNITHKYEKPVTIQDPCNIIRGRGLMDKLRDVVHFLCEEVVEMTPNREHNYCCCAGGGVINCGPPFKNTRMTGNRIKAEQLEATGVKDIVIPCHNCHGGIEDIIGYYDLGMHGKFIGDIMYELMVKPEL; from the coding sequence ATGAGTCAGATTGCTGACAGAATCATATCCGATGTCGGCCTTGAGAACGGGGTTGCCGCACTCACTCCTGAAAGGATTGAGGCAGTGGTCAACCAGATGCTCAAAGGCGAGACCGGGGCAAAGCTCAAAGCCTACAACGAGACATGCATGCGTTGCGGCCTCTGTTCACAGGGTTGTCACTACTACATGTCTCACGACAACGACCCGAGCTACTCTCCGGTGAACAAGGCTACGGAGACCATGTATGAGCTGATGGAGAAGAAGGGCAAGGTAAGCCCCCAGCGCATTTATGAGATGGCGCAAATGGCCTACACCGAATGCAACCTGTGCAAACGGTGCGCCCACTACTGTCCCATCGGTATCGACACCGGCTACATCATGTCCATGGTGCGCCGCATCTGTTACCTGCTGGACGTTGTCCCGCAGTACATTCGCGACACCTCCCACTCTCACTCCTCCACCATGAACCAGATGTGGGTCAAGGACGACGAGTGGATCGACACCCTGCAATGGCAGGAAGATGAAGCCCGTGACGAGTTCCCGGATCTGCGCATTCCCGTAGACAAGGAAGGGGCAGACTTCATGTACTCGGTCATCGCACCGGAGCCCAAATTCCGTACACAACTCATCTACCAGGCTGCCGCCATCATGAACGCAGCCGGTTGCAACTGGACCATGCCGTCCCATCCCGGTTGGGATAACTCGGACATGTGCATGTTTGTCGGTGACTTCGAAAACATGGGCCGTCTCAAACGCGCCCACTATGAAGTAGCCCAGAAGCTGCGCGTCAAGCGCATCGTCATGGGCGAATGCGGCCATGCCTTCCGCTCTGTCTACGACATGGGCAACCGCTGGCTCGGCCACAAGAAGATGCCCATCCCCGTCATCCACTCCATTGACTTCTTCTGGGAGCTGATAGACGAGGGCAAAGTCAACATCACCCACAAGTACGAAAAGCCTGTCACCATTCAGGACCCGTGCAACATCATCCGCGGACGCGGCCTGATGGACAAGCTGCGTGACGTTGTCCACTTCCTCTGTGAAGAGGTTGTCGAGATGACCCCCAACCGTGAGCACAACTACTGCTGTTGCGCCGGCGGCGGCGTCATCAACTGCGGGCCTCCGTTCAAGAATACCCGCATGACAGGCAACAGAATCAAAGCCGAGCAGCTCGAGGCGACCGGTGTCAAAGACATCGTCATCCCTTGCCACAACTGCCACGGCGGTATTGAAGACATCATCGGCTACTACGATCTCGGCATGCACGGTAAGTTCATCGGCGACATCATGTACGAACTGATGGTCAAACCGGAACTGTAG
- the tmcA gene encoding acidic tetraheme cytochrome c3 TmcA — protein MNKNICKIAASMLTIIALVVIYMAPTAFSQDDMTHVPTDAFTKLERSKVAFAHDAHNEKAEIEDCVVCHHSQNDDGTQNLEDSSEGESCASCHAVERTDGGTPLMRAYHKQCIDCHKEKAKGPVACGECHAK, from the coding sequence ATGAACAAGAACATATGCAAAATTGCGGCGTCCATGCTGACCATCATTGCGCTGGTCGTCATCTACATGGCTCCGACCGCCTTCTCCCAGGACGACATGACCCATGTTCCCACGGATGCGTTCACCAAACTCGAACGCTCCAAGGTTGCCTTTGCTCATGACGCTCACAATGAAAAGGCTGAAATCGAAGATTGCGTGGTCTGCCATCACTCCCAAAATGATGACGGCACACAGAACCTCGAGGATTCCTCCGAAGGCGAATCCTGTGCATCCTGCCACGCTGTGGAACGGACCGACGGCGGAACCCCGCTCATGCGCGCCTACCACAAGCAGTGCATCGACTGCCACAAGGAAAAGGCCAAGGGCCCTGTCGCCTGCGGCGAATGTCACGCCAAATAA
- a CDS encoding response regulator, with the protein MPATILLVDDEQGFVDTMAKRLGKRGLKVFTAYSGHEGLDVLSSNGSIDVVILDVKMPGMDGNETLARIKIDHPLVEVIMLTGHATVESAIEGMKSGAFDYMMKPCDLEELLGKVGEAYDKKETHETKILEARARHIVLRRGD; encoded by the coding sequence ATGCCTGCTACCATTCTACTCGTAGACGATGAACAGGGATTCGTGGACACCATGGCCAAACGGTTGGGGAAGCGAGGGCTGAAAGTTTTCACTGCCTATAGCGGGCATGAAGGGCTTGACGTTCTGTCCTCCAACGGCTCCATAGATGTGGTGATTCTGGACGTAAAGATGCCGGGTATGGACGGCAACGAGACGCTTGCCCGGATCAAGATCGACCATCCGTTGGTGGAGGTCATCATGCTCACGGGACACGCCACGGTGGAGTCTGCCATTGAAGGCATGAAGTCCGGTGCGTTCGACTACATGATGAAACCGTGCGATCTGGAAGAACTGCTTGGCAAAGTGGGCGAAGCCTACGACAAGAAGGAAACGCATGAGACCAAGATTCTTGAAGCCAGGGCGCGTCATATCGTGCTCAGGCGGGGTGATTAG
- a CDS encoding response regulator: MTGIHILLVDDEAPFRSALGKRLTKRGMVIEEAGAGEEALEKLRGFAADIVLLDVKMPGMDGIATLHRIKQEWPLVEVIMLTGHASMEMAIQGMELGAFDYLMKPVEIEELLYKLEDASTRKRHREEKIAARAHTE; encoded by the coding sequence ATGACTGGCATACATATACTCCTTGTGGATGATGAAGCCCCCTTTCGCAGTGCGCTGGGCAAGCGGCTGACGAAACGGGGCATGGTCATTGAGGAGGCCGGGGCCGGCGAAGAGGCCTTGGAAAAATTGCGTGGGTTCGCAGCTGATATCGTGCTGCTTGATGTCAAGATGCCCGGCATGGACGGCATTGCCACACTGCACAGGATAAAGCAGGAGTGGCCGCTTGTGGAGGTCATCATGCTTACGGGCCATGCGTCCATGGAGATGGCCATCCAGGGCATGGAGCTGGGGGCCTTCGACTATCTGATGAAGCCGGTGGAAATAGAAGAGCTGCTCTACAAGCTTGAGGATGCGAGCACCCGCAAACGACATCGAGAGGAAAAGATCGCTGCCAGGGCGCATACCGAATAA
- a CDS encoding sensor histidine kinase — MSDSHYYQSLAKSMMFTIILVSIAPLVLIVLIAGHQYGAAYEEKVTAHLRELVLKHDQSVDYYLEEKVEEIRVLAEVFNVNRLRDPRELEALHDALVRGHGNDFVDLGLVNSEGIQEAYAGPYRLQGVDYSEAEWFRMARERTVYVSDVGPGLRGVPHFTIALRIKEAGRDWFLRTTLDFIAFNKLVEDIRIGQTGLAYIINKKAEFQTTPNRDMTGEVSFLQRFVKGMDSNGERVWGRAAITTETNPATGKEMIFVTSPIKNGDWLMVFQQDTDDAYAALNRTRNLALVVLLLGTLAITIMAYLMSRRMARKVEKADSAKEIMNEQVIEAGKLASVGELAAGIAHEINNPVAIMVEEAGWIQDLLEEGLKVDDNEREVQRALNQIRTQGTRCKGITHKLLSFARKTDPTVKFFCLNELVREIVELSEQRAKYANVIIETSLADTIAQVQASPSEMQQVFLNLVNNAIDAMDPGGGNLDIMTRLDGDDVAISFADTGCGIPEANLSRIFDPFFTTKPVGQGTGLGLSIIYGIINRMDGTIAVQSTVDVGTTFTIRLPAVKEAEGGACEIRLNKEDTA; from the coding sequence ATGTCAGACTCGCACTACTATCAAAGTCTCGCCAAGAGCATGATGTTTACCATCATACTCGTTTCTATCGCCCCTCTTGTGCTTATTGTTCTCATTGCGGGCCATCAATATGGCGCGGCCTACGAAGAAAAAGTAACGGCTCATCTGCGGGAGCTGGTGCTCAAGCACGATCAGTCCGTTGACTATTACCTCGAAGAGAAGGTGGAGGAGATTCGGGTGCTGGCCGAGGTCTTCAATGTGAATCGTCTGCGTGATCCTCGTGAGCTTGAAGCCCTGCATGACGCCCTGGTCCGGGGGCACGGGAATGATTTTGTCGACCTCGGGCTGGTGAACAGCGAGGGAATTCAGGAGGCCTATGCCGGGCCATACCGGTTGCAGGGAGTGGACTATTCGGAAGCAGAGTGGTTCCGCATGGCCCGTGAGCGCACCGTGTATGTGAGCGATGTGGGGCCCGGATTGCGTGGGGTGCCGCACTTCACCATAGCGTTGCGCATCAAGGAGGCTGGGCGCGACTGGTTCCTGCGTACCACACTCGATTTCATTGCGTTCAACAAGCTGGTCGAGGATATTCGAATCGGTCAGACCGGCCTTGCCTATATCATCAACAAAAAGGCGGAGTTCCAGACGACTCCCAATCGCGACATGACCGGTGAGGTGTCGTTTCTGCAACGGTTCGTCAAGGGCATGGACAGCAATGGGGAGCGGGTCTGGGGTCGTGCAGCCATCACCACGGAGACCAATCCGGCCACCGGCAAGGAAATGATCTTCGTGACCAGTCCCATCAAGAACGGGGACTGGCTCATGGTGTTTCAGCAGGACACTGATGACGCGTATGCCGCGTTGAACCGGACCCGCAATCTGGCGCTGGTGGTCCTGTTGCTGGGTACCCTCGCCATCACTATCATGGCGTATCTGATGAGTCGGCGCATGGCCCGCAAGGTGGAGAAGGCGGACTCGGCCAAGGAGATCATGAACGAGCAGGTCATCGAAGCGGGCAAGCTGGCCAGTGTCGGCGAGCTGGCCGCCGGTATTGCCCATGAGATCAACAATCCTGTCGCGATCATGGTCGAGGAGGCGGGCTGGATTCAGGATCTGTTGGAAGAAGGGCTGAAGGTGGATGACAATGAGCGCGAAGTGCAACGCGCCCTGAACCAGATTCGGACGCAGGGGACGCGCTGCAAGGGGATCACTCACAAGCTCCTTTCCTTTGCCCGCAAGACCGACCCGACCGTCAAGTTTTTCTGCCTCAATGAGTTGGTACGGGAGATTGTGGAGCTTTCCGAACAACGGGCCAAGTACGCCAATGTGATCATTGAAACCAGTTTGGCGGACACCATCGCGCAGGTGCAGGCGAGTCCCTCTGAGATGCAGCAGGTGTTTCTCAATCTGGTCAATAACGCTATCGATGCCATGGACCCGGGCGGAGGTAATCTAGATATCATGACCCGACTGGATGGTGACGACGTCGCCATCTCCTTCGCTGATACCGGGTGTGGTATCCCCGAGGCCAATCTGTCGCGTATTTTTGATCCTTTTTTCACCACCAAGCCCGTGGGCCAGGGGACCGGCCTGGGGCTGTCCATCATCTACGGGATTATCAACAGGATGGACGGCACTATTGCCGTTCAGTCCACCGTGGATGTTGGCACGACGTTTACCATTCGACTGCCCGCAGTGAAAGAGGCCGAGGGCGGGGCGTGCGAGATACGGCTCAATAAAGAAGACACGGCGTAA
- a CDS encoding TadE/TadG family type IV pilus assembly protein, whose amino-acid sequence MSFIRNFISRDNGVATVMVSLSMVALMGLTALAVDLGRTYLKRSMLQTAADTGALAGASSLLAEGRDFDRLRTIVTTYAVKNMVEADIPASALMDSDIVFMRDGVPDDEFPNQVEVTITLSAERDNAYPLYFGKVVGRPSMDIRVVARAGIVSTCSSKCVKPFVVPTKFEWDDSAAPATKYYQNGTFDVDSVQELDTVNVLGYSQADVGTQIIIKPGDPSLAIAPGQYNLVDLPPLNKGTPITGAAMVKENIEGCTGSNNEVNVESGDELLIEPGNSAGPVKAGVNTLINLDPYAVWDSSENAVKGSTYGDPLDSPRVVIISFYDPRFPPTGGRNSIIVYELGAFFLENVDSSGNVTARFMNTLAVDPQPSSDSDDCLLKYSRVMLDTSRL is encoded by the coding sequence ATGTCATTCATTCGCAATTTCATATCTCGCGATAACGGTGTCGCCACTGTCATGGTCAGCCTGAGCATGGTCGCGCTCATGGGGCTGACCGCTCTGGCCGTGGACCTCGGCCGGACCTATCTCAAGCGCAGCATGTTGCAGACCGCGGCCGACACGGGCGCCCTGGCAGGCGCGTCCTCCCTGCTGGCCGAAGGGCGTGATTTCGATCGGCTCAGAACCATCGTCACCACCTATGCCGTCAAAAACATGGTCGAAGCCGACATCCCTGCCAGTGCCCTTATGGATTCGGACATCGTCTTCATGCGGGACGGCGTCCCGGACGATGAATTCCCGAATCAGGTTGAGGTCACCATCACGCTGTCCGCTGAGCGCGACAACGCATATCCTCTCTACTTCGGTAAAGTGGTGGGCAGACCCTCCATGGACATCCGCGTGGTCGCCCGCGCCGGTATCGTGTCCACCTGCTCAAGCAAGTGCGTCAAGCCGTTCGTGGTTCCCACAAAATTCGAATGGGACGACTCGGCCGCTCCGGCAACAAAGTACTATCAAAACGGGACCTTCGACGTAGACAGCGTACAGGAACTCGACACCGTGAACGTGCTGGGATACTCCCAGGCCGACGTGGGCACCCAGATCATCATCAAGCCCGGTGACCCGAGCCTGGCCATTGCCCCCGGACAGTACAACCTGGTCGACCTGCCCCCGCTCAACAAGGGCACTCCGATCACCGGCGCTGCCATGGTCAAGGAGAACATCGAAGGGTGCACCGGCTCCAACAATGAAGTGAACGTGGAATCCGGCGATGAACTGCTCATCGAACCCGGCAACTCCGCCGGTCCGGTCAAGGCGGGAGTCAACACCCTTATCAACCTCGACCCATACGCTGTTTGGGATTCGTCTGAAAATGCCGTTAAAGGGAGCACATATGGAGATCCGCTGGACAGTCCGCGCGTGGTCATCATCTCTTTCTACGATCCCCGGTTCCCTCCCACTGGGGGCAGGAACTCCATCATCGTCTATGAACTTGGCGCATTCTTCTTGGAAAACGTGGACAGCAGCGGCAATGTCACTGCCAGATTCATGAACACACTGGCCGTGGATCCTCAACCGTCGTCGGATTCGGACGACTGTCTCCTTAAATACAGCCGCGTCATGCTCGACACCAGTAGACTGTAA
- a CDS encoding response regulator — protein sequence MSEVETRVLLVDDEGGFLDVLQKRMGKRGLSVTVAMSGTEGIQVLRKQDFDVAVLDLKLGDMDGIEILQIFKKMVPEMPVIMLTGHGSEQAAREGIQAGAFDYLLKPCELDTLLQKIREAVSHARQDT from the coding sequence TTGAGCGAAGTCGAGACACGAGTCCTGCTGGTGGACGATGAAGGCGGATTCCTGGATGTCCTGCAAAAGCGCATGGGCAAGCGGGGGCTTTCCGTCACGGTTGCCATGAGCGGCACCGAGGGCATACAGGTACTCAGAAAACAGGATTTTGACGTGGCTGTCCTTGACCTCAAGCTGGGGGATATGGACGGTATCGAGATATTGCAGATATTCAAGAAAATGGTGCCGGAGATGCCGGTCATCATGCTCACGGGGCATGGCAGTGAGCAGGCGGCCAGAGAAGGTATTCAGGCAGGCGCGTTTGATTACCTGCTCAAGCCGTGCGAGCTGGATACGCTGCTACAGAAGATTCGGGAGGCCGTCAGCCACGCGCGGCAGGACACATAA
- the tmcD gene encoding electron transfer complex subunit TmcD, with protein sequence MGKISSWDWENGQKTVVKSLSPLEGHEWQEEPYVSPDGETIAAIVKVGEGEFSIRTNDSVWENTFDKIWYPKFAPDGRLTAICQQDMEWVLTADGENVGETTDYIWDTMTSKDGSVIATMYKSMEQYGLCVNGEPWETLYENVNQPVLAENGAHAAGVAQMESMDAADIEAFKRGVYTVVVDGKPWEKLFLNVWAPRFNADGTSVAATVRTSVYDNTIAVDGVAWEQKYNQAWEPVFCPKDGGVAAPVRQAGKWGVAKDGKTLWEPRYIQCLELQYDASGDNLWAIVATSYGQFTACVNNAAWGDTFTTVNDLVVSPDGTRAGVLTSEYNENFKIVVDGTAWTGTYDMAWPVVFSPDSKTVAAKVEKNGRYQILVNGRSYEKDFDAVWPPVFNEDGTKVLIRAIENNSYVRIVADVAQF encoded by the coding sequence ATGGGAAAAATCTCCTCTTGGGATTGGGAAAACGGCCAGAAAACGGTCGTCAAATCTCTCTCCCCTCTCGAAGGTCACGAATGGCAGGAAGAGCCGTATGTCTCACCTGATGGTGAGACTATCGCAGCTATCGTCAAGGTAGGCGAAGGCGAATTCTCCATACGGACCAACGACTCGGTTTGGGAAAACACGTTCGACAAGATCTGGTATCCGAAGTTCGCTCCTGACGGTCGCCTGACAGCCATCTGTCAACAAGACATGGAATGGGTGTTGACCGCAGACGGCGAGAATGTAGGTGAAACCACCGATTACATTTGGGATACCATGACCAGCAAAGACGGCTCCGTCATTGCGACCATGTACAAAAGCATGGAGCAGTACGGATTGTGCGTCAACGGCGAGCCGTGGGAAACTCTGTACGAAAACGTCAACCAGCCCGTCTTGGCCGAAAACGGCGCACACGCAGCCGGTGTGGCCCAGATGGAATCCATGGACGCGGCAGACATTGAAGCCTTCAAGCGCGGCGTCTACACCGTCGTTGTTGACGGCAAGCCCTGGGAAAAACTGTTCCTCAACGTCTGGGCCCCCCGGTTCAACGCTGACGGCACCTCCGTGGCTGCCACTGTCCGTACATCCGTGTACGACAACACCATTGCCGTGGACGGCGTTGCCTGGGAACAGAAGTACAACCAGGCATGGGAACCCGTATTCTGTCCCAAGGACGGCGGCGTTGCCGCCCCGGTCCGCCAGGCAGGGAAATGGGGCGTCGCCAAAGATGGCAAGACCCTGTGGGAACCCCGCTACATCCAGTGTCTGGAGCTCCAGTACGACGCATCCGGCGACAATCTGTGGGCCATCGTTGCCACCAGCTACGGCCAGTTCACCGCCTGTGTGAACAACGCTGCCTGGGGCGACACATTCACCACCGTCAACGACCTTGTTGTCAGCCCCGACGGCACCCGTGCCGGCGTCCTGACCAGCGAGTACAACGAAAACTTCAAGATCGTGGTCGACGGCACTGCCTGGACCGGGACCTACGACATGGCCTGGCCTGTCGTCTTTTCTCCCGATTCCAAGACTGTGGCCGCCAAGGTCGAGAAAAACGGTCGTTACCAGATTCTGGTCAACGGCAGGTCCTATGAAAAGGATTTCGACGCTGTCTGGCCCCCGGTCTTCAACGAAGACGGCACCAAGGTGCTCATTCGCGCCATCGAAAACAACAGCTACGTCCGCATCGTTGCGGATGTGGCACAATTCTAG